The following coding sequences lie in one Apium graveolens cultivar Ventura chromosome 3, ASM990537v1, whole genome shotgun sequence genomic window:
- the LOC141713031 gene encoding importin subunit beta-1-like, with the protein MATEITLILLNAQSADGTVRKQAEENLKQFQEQNLSNFLLSLAGELSTDEKPVDSRKLAGLILKNALDAKEQHRKIELVQRWLSLDVVVKEQIKTCLLRTLSSPVPDARSTASQVIAKVAGIELPQKQWPELIVSLLGNIHQVPIHVKQATLETLGYLCEEVSPDAVEQDQVNKILTAVVQGMNASEGNNEVRLAATRALYNALGFAQANFTNDMERDYIMRVVCEATLSSEVKIRQAAYECLVSISSTYYEKLAPYIQDIFNITAKAVREDEEAVALQAMEFWSSICDEEIDILEEYGGDFNVADSDIPCFYFIKQALPALVPLLLETLLKQEEDQDQDEGAWNLAMAGGTCLGLVARTVGDDIVPLVMPFIQDNIAKDDWRQREAATYAFGSILEGPSPDKLIPIVNVALNFMLTALTKDPNNHVKDTTAWTLGRIFEFLHGSTVETPIINQTNYQQIIMVLFQSMKDVPNVAEKACGALYFLAQGFEDIGSSSPLGPYFQEIVQALLTVSHREDAGESRLRTAAYETMNEVVRCSTEETVSMVMQLVPVFMMELHNTLEAQVQKLVSDERERQNEQQGLLCGCLQVIIQKLGASEQTKYALNQYADQIMNLFLRVFACRSATVHEEAMLAIGALAYATGPDFTKYMSEFYKYVEMGLQNYDEYQVCAVTVGVVGDICRALEDKVLPYCDGIMTQLLKDLSSNQLHRSVKPPIFSCFGDIALAIGENFEKYLMYAMPMLQSAAELSAHTSGADDEMIEYTNLLRNGILEAYSGIFQGFKNSTKTQLLIPYAPHILQFLDSIYMEKDMDDVVMKTAIGVLGDLADTLGNNAGALIQQSLSSKDFLDECLTSEDHLIKESAEWAQLAIRRAISV; encoded by the exons ATGGCTACAGAGATAACCTTAATTCTATTAAATGCACAATCAGCTGATGGGACAGTGAGGAAGCAGGCAGAAGAGAATCTGAAGCAGTTCCAAGAGCAAAATCTTTCCAATTTCCTGTTGTCGCTTGCTGGAGAGCTTTCTACCGATGAAAAACCTGTTGATAGCCGTAAATTAGCAGGTTTGATTCTTAAAAATGCCTTGGATGCCAAGGAGCAGCATAGAAAGATTGAGCTTGTCCAGAGATGGCTGTCACTTGATGTGGTTGTTAAGGAGCAGATCAAGACATGTTTGCTCAGGACGCTTTCTTCCCCTGTACCTGATGCGCGATCAACTGCATCACAAGTTATTGCCAAGGTTGCTGGCATTGAGCTTCCACAGAAACAGTGGCCTGAGTTGATAGTATCGCTGTTGGGGAACATACATCAGGTCCCTATTCATGTCAAGCAAGCCACTTTGGAAACACTTGGGTATTTGTGTGAAGAAGTCTCTCCGGATGCTGTTGAGCAAGATCAAGTAAATAAGATACTTACAGCTGTTGTTCAGGGGATGAATGCATcagaagggaataatgaggtcAGGCTTGCTGCTACAAGAGCACTGTATAATGCTCTTGGCTTTGCTCAGGCAAATTTTACAAATGACATGGAGCGTGATTATATTATGAGAGTTGTTTGTGAGGCAACTTTGTCTTCAGAAGTTAAGATTCGACAAGCAGCCTATGAGTGTCTGGTTTCTATTTCATCAACATATTACGAGAAATTAGCTCCTTACATTCAGGACATCTTTAACATCACAGCCAAGGCTGTAAGGGAAGATGAGGAGGCTGTTGCTCTTCAAGCAATGGAATTTTGGAGCTCGATATGTGATGAGGAGATTGATATTTTAGAAGAATATGGAGGTGATTTTAATGTTGCAGACTCGGATATTCCTTGCTTCTATTTTATCAAGCAGGCGCTACCAGCTCTTGTGCCTTTGTTGTTGGAAACTCTTCTGAAGCAAGAAGAAGATCAAGACCAAGATGAAGGTGCCTGGAATCTCGCTATGGCTGGGGGAACCTGCCTTGGTTTGGTTGCACGAACAGTAGGAGATGATATTGTCCCCCTCGTCATGCCATTTATTCAAGACAATATAGCAAAAGATGACTGGAGACAGAGAGAGgcagccacttatgcatttggTTCAATCTTGGAGGGCCCTTCTCCTGACAAGTTAATTCCTATTGTCAATGTTGCTCTAAATTTCATGCTCACTGCATTAACAAAGGACCCAAATAACCATGTGAAGGACACAACTGCTTGGACACTCGGGAGAATATTTGAATTCCTTCATGGTTCAACTGTGGAGACCCCTATTATTAACCAGACTAACTACCAGCAGATTATCATGGTGCTTTTCCAAAGCATGAAGGACGTTCCAAATGTTGCTGAGAAAGCCTGTGGTGCTCTATATTTTCTTGCCCAGGGTTTTGAGGATATAGGCTCCTCCTCTCCTTTGGGTCCATATTTTCAAGAGATTGTTCAGGCCCTTTTAACTGTCTCTCACAGAGAAGATGCTGGGGAGTCTCGGTTAAGGACCGCTGCATATGAGACAATGAATGAAGTGGTGCGTTGTTCGACAGAGGAAACAGTCTCCATGGTCATGCAGTTAGTTCCTGTCTTTATGATGGAGCTTCACAATACTCTTGAGGCACAAGTACAGAAGCTTGTGTCAGATGAGAGAGAGAGGCAGAATGAACAACAAGGTCTTCTATGCGGGTGCTTACAAGTAATTATTCAGAAGCTTGGAGCATCAGAGCAAACTAAGTATGCCTTAAATCAGTATGCAGATCAGATAATGAATCTTTTCCTCCGGGTTTTTGCTTGCAGAAGTGCAACTGTGCATGAGGAAGCTATGCTTGCCATTGGAGCCCTCGCTTATGCAACAGGCCCTGATTTCACAAAATATATGTCAGAGTTCTACAAGTATGTGGAAATGGGTCTTCAAAATTATGACGAGTATCAAGTGTGTGCAGTCACAGTTGGTGTTGTGGGTGATATATGCAGGGCGTTGGAGGACAAGGTGTTGCCCTACTGTGATGGTATTATGACACAGCTCCTCAAGGACCTATCTAGCAATCAGCTCCACCGATCTGTAAAGCCTCCAATATTTTCATGCTTTGGTGATATAGCACTGGCAATAGGGGAGAATTTTGAGAAATATTTGATGTATGCCATGCCCATGCTCCAGAGTGCAGCTGAATTGTCTGCCCACACCTCTGGTGCTGATGACGAAATGATAGAATACACTAATCTATTGAGAAATGGCATCTTGGAAGCTTATTCTGGGATATTCCAAGGCTTCAAGAACTCTACTAAAACCCAGCTGTTGATTCCATATGCACCGCATATTCTCCAGTTCTTGGATAGCATTTATATGGAGAAAGACAT GGATGATGTTGTAATGAAGACTGCCATTGGTGTCCTTGGAGATTTAGCTGATACACTTGGGAACAATGCAGGTGCTTTGATTCAGCAATCATTGTCAAGCAAAGACTTTTTGGATGAATGCTTGACCTCGGAGGACCATTTGATTAAAGAATCTGCTGAGTGGGCCCAGCTGGCCATTAGACGTGCAATTTCTGTTTGA